A DNA window from Trueperaceae bacterium contains the following coding sequences:
- the purN gene encoding phosphoribosylglycinamide formyltransferase — MGLFPISRPARVAVLASGKGSNLNALIEAFPSDNELGQIVLVISNRRRAGALKKAIENRIESVYVPYQDTSDFEADVRNKLEQMQIDVICLAGFMRILSPSFVTDYRGRIINIHPSLLPLFPGLNAQKQAIEAHVGRAGCTVHFVDAGVDTGPQLLQRCIEVYSTDNEKSLTERILVEEHMAYPEALRRLLRGEYEDVSWGSV; from the coding sequence ATGGGGTTATTCCCAATCAGTAGGCCAGCTAGAGTCGCGGTGTTGGCGTCAGGAAAAGGGAGTAATCTAAATGCTCTTATTGAGGCTTTCCCGAGTGACAATGAACTTGGTCAGATTGTTTTGGTTATAAGTAATAGGAGGCGTGCTGGTGCTTTGAAGAAAGCCATAGAGAATCGGATAGAAAGTGTCTACGTCCCATACCAGGACACTAGTGATTTCGAGGCGGATGTTAGAAATAAACTCGAACAAATGCAGATCGATGTTATATGCTTGGCTGGTTTTATGCGGATTCTTTCGCCATCCTTTGTTACAGACTACCGCGGCCGCATAATTAATATTCACCCGAGTCTGTTACCGTTGTTTCCAGGTTTAAATGCACAAAAGCAAGCTATCGAAGCTCATGTAGGTCGAGCTGGCTGTACAGTTCATTTTGTTGACGCTGGGGTAGACACTGGGCCACAACTGCTGCAGCGTTGTATCGAGGTTTACTCCACGGATAACGAAAAGAGCCTAACAGAGCGTATCCTCGTGGAAGAACATATGGCTTACCCAGAAGCTTTGCGTCGGCTACTCCGGGGGGAATATGAGGACGTTAGTTGGGGTTCAGTATGA
- the dxs gene encoding 1-deoxy-D-xylulose-5-phosphate synthase gives MSLLEHINNPEGVKELQKSQLRALSKELREEIIRVCSVTGGHLASSLGVVELTVALHYLFDARKDRIIWDVGHQTYGHKILTGRKDFISTIRNTGGLAGFAATSESEYDALTVGHASTSLAAALGMALSRDSHGEKFDITAVIGDGALTGGIALAALNQIGHIKPKMLIVLNDNEMSISENVGALNHHMKHLQVQRWFQRAEKSSKEALSGFWSPLAEFGSRAKKAARRFLDPASANPFHAMGLRYVGPIDGHNVLEVLYFLERVNELEGPTMLHIVTTKGKGYEIAEADPILWHGATKFDLSNPVHGGKSYQWSDAFGDIAIELAERDNRIWVITPAMREGSGLVEYSQRHPDQYLDVGIAEDVAVVVSAGLALRGEKPILAIYSTFLQRGLDQVIHDISIENLNVIFAIDRAGLVGGDGATHQGIYDMAYLRIIPNISIAMATNVLELRSMFKAALQIDGPVALRWPRGGTEKVPEVPFEQWPEIEWGTWEVVKPGIDAYILGIGPTVQYGLDAVDDNPRVGVVNARFVKPLDKELLLKLAESSKVLITVEDHTVVGGLGSAVAEVLQKKGGGPRLLCLGVPDTQVPHGEPLYQHEELGYGPEALRAKIKELGLALQVQSHEEGVTSHQLR, from the coding sequence ATGAGCCTGTTGGAACACATAAACAATCCGGAAGGCGTTAAGGAGTTGCAGAAAAGTCAGCTTCGTGCGCTGTCCAAAGAACTTAGGGAAGAAATAATTCGGGTTTGTTCCGTCACCGGTGGTCATTTAGCGTCCAGCCTTGGAGTAGTTGAGTTAACGGTTGCCCTGCATTATCTATTTGATGCCCGGAAGGACCGTATAATATGGGACGTTGGCCATCAAACTTATGGCCATAAAATTCTCACTGGACGGAAAGATTTCATCAGTACAATCCGGAACACAGGTGGGCTTGCCGGGTTCGCTGCAACTAGCGAGTCTGAGTACGATGCCCTGACCGTGGGTCATGCTAGTACTAGTTTAGCTGCTGCGTTAGGAATGGCTCTGTCCCGTGACTCTCATGGCGAAAAATTTGATATTACAGCCGTGATTGGGGATGGAGCTCTTACCGGGGGTATCGCTCTGGCTGCCCTAAACCAGATTGGGCACATTAAACCTAAAATGTTGATCGTTCTGAATGACAATGAAATGTCTATAAGCGAAAACGTTGGGGCTCTAAACCACCACATGAAACACCTTCAGGTACAAAGATGGTTTCAAAGAGCAGAGAAATCCAGCAAGGAGGCCTTAAGTGGGTTTTGGTCGCCCCTTGCTGAATTTGGCAGTCGAGCGAAAAAAGCAGCTCGGCGTTTCCTAGACCCTGCTAGCGCTAACCCATTTCACGCTATGGGATTGCGGTATGTTGGACCGATTGATGGTCATAATGTTTTGGAAGTACTATATTTCCTAGAACGCGTAAATGAACTAGAGGGTCCGACAATGCTCCATATAGTAACCACCAAGGGTAAGGGTTACGAGATAGCTGAGGCTGATCCGATTCTGTGGCATGGTGCAACCAAGTTTGACTTGAGCAATCCGGTGCATGGCGGTAAATCTTACCAGTGGTCTGATGCCTTTGGCGATATCGCTATAGAGCTGGCTGAGAGAGATAACAGAATTTGGGTCATTACGCCAGCCATGAGGGAAGGCAGCGGACTAGTAGAATATAGCCAACGACATCCCGATCAATACTTGGATGTAGGTATTGCAGAGGACGTGGCGGTGGTTGTAAGTGCAGGGCTAGCTCTTCGGGGAGAAAAGCCTATACTGGCAATCTATTCTACCTTTTTGCAGCGAGGCCTTGACCAGGTTATTCACGACATTAGTATTGAGAACCTAAACGTTATTTTTGCGATTGATCGTGCTGGTCTTGTTGGTGGGGATGGAGCTACACATCAAGGAATATACGATATGGCGTACCTCCGTATTATTCCTAACATTTCGATTGCTATGGCAACCAATGTCCTTGAGCTCCGGTCTATGTTTAAAGCAGCTCTCCAAATAGATGGACCCGTTGCCCTTCGTTGGCCTAGGGGGGGTACAGAAAAGGTGCCTGAGGTGCCGTTCGAGCAATGGCCGGAAATAGAATGGGGCACTTGGGAGGTTGTCAAACCGGGTATAGACGCTTATATCCTAGGAATTGGTCCTACAGTTCAATATGGTCTGGATGCGGTTGATGATAATCCACGTGTAGGGGTAGTTAATGCACGTTTTGTCAAGCCGCTGGATAAAGAACTTCTACTCAAACTGGCAGAATCTTCAAAGGTGCTTATTACCGTGGAAGATCATACGGTTGTTGGTGGATTAGGTTCTGCAGTTGCTGAAGTGTTACAGAAAAAGGGTGGTGGACCTCGCCTTTTATGCCTTGGTGTACCTGATACCCAAGTTCCTCATGGAGAACCGTTGTATCAGCATGAGGAACTTGGGTATGGACCTGAAGCCCTTCGGGCCAAAATTAAAGAGTTGGGACTGGCCTTGCAAGTACAGTCTCATGAGGAGGGTGTTACCAGCCACCAATTACGTTGA
- a CDS encoding phosphoribosylamine--glycine ligase has product MRVLVVGSGGREHALAWKINASPRVSEVLVCPGNPGMRNVARIVPGEISPRDLLDLARQEGIDFTVVGPESPLVEGIVDVFKKDGRRIFGASRATARLEGSKAYAKGFMVRHGIPTAKHEIFSDPIAANIYIDSIDAPIVVKDSGLASGKGVTIAKTNVEAQLAVKSLFEKGPRTIVIEEFLEGQEVSLHLLSDGTSYRILTVAQDYKQAYDNDLGPMTGGMGAVAPVDLLSGGKLQEVEQSIVRPTLEACKVDGMPFRGVMFIGLMVGAKGVKVLEYNVRFGDPETQVLCPLLKSDLLPLLEASADGDLAEIDLQWSSEFAACVVMAAPGYPGKYKTKIPIKIPKDLSEEALIFHAGTDEILGSPVSAGGRVINVVFRAPSLEEAVIGAYASVKRIQFPGAHYRTDIGGRLRGV; this is encoded by the coding sequence ATGAGAGTGCTAGTAGTAGGATCCGGTGGCCGAGAACATGCTCTAGCTTGGAAAATTAACGCATCCCCAAGAGTGTCAGAAGTTTTAGTTTGTCCTGGAAACCCTGGCATGAGAAACGTAGCGCGCATCGTTCCTGGAGAAATATCACCTCGGGATCTCCTCGACCTCGCGAGGCAAGAGGGAATTGACTTCACTGTTGTCGGCCCTGAGAGCCCTCTTGTTGAGGGCATAGTTGATGTGTTCAAAAAGGACGGACGGCGGATATTCGGCGCTTCTAGAGCTACGGCTCGGCTTGAAGGTTCGAAAGCCTACGCTAAAGGCTTTATGGTTCGGCATGGCATCCCTACAGCAAAACATGAAATATTCAGTGACCCTATCGCGGCAAATATTTATATAGATTCTATCGATGCCCCTATCGTTGTTAAAGATTCCGGATTAGCTTCTGGGAAAGGGGTAACTATTGCCAAAACAAATGTTGAGGCTCAGCTTGCCGTTAAATCTTTATTTGAAAAAGGACCCCGAACGATAGTTATCGAGGAATTCCTTGAAGGTCAGGAAGTGAGCCTTCATCTTTTGTCAGATGGAACTTCGTACAGAATTCTCACAGTTGCTCAGGATTATAAACAGGCTTACGATAATGATTTGGGGCCAATGACCGGTGGTATGGGGGCTGTGGCTCCGGTTGATTTACTTAGTGGGGGCAAATTACAAGAAGTTGAGCAGTCGATTGTCCGGCCGACGTTAGAAGCTTGCAAGGTTGATGGGATGCCCTTTCGGGGGGTGATGTTCATTGGGCTTATGGTTGGTGCGAAAGGTGTGAAGGTACTGGAGTACAATGTACGTTTCGGAGACCCCGAGACTCAAGTGCTTTGTCCCCTATTGAAATCTGATCTTTTACCGTTACTTGAGGCTTCTGCCGATGGAGACCTGGCAGAGATTGACCTGCAATGGTCGTCAGAGTTTGCTGCCTGTGTCGTAATGGCGGCGCCGGGTTACCCAGGGAAGTATAAAACTAAGATTCCAATTAAAATCCCAAAGGACCTCTCCGAAGAAGCCCTTATATTCCACGCTGGGACTGATGAAATCTTGGGAAGCCCGGTTTCGGCAGGTGGTCGGGTTATCAACGTGGTTTTTCGTGCACCTTCTCTCGAAGAAGCCGTTATCGGTGCTTATGCCAGTGTTAAACGAATCCAGTTTCCAGGTGCGCACTATCGGACCGACATTGGTGGTCGATTGAGGGGAGTCTAA
- a CDS encoding MBL fold metallo-hydrolase, whose amino-acid sequence MTVIQGETFQRLGDVFLVDSQHDGRTGTVGVYLVPIGGGEFVLVETGPGSTLDTVIAGIGDAGFELEALHAILVTHIHLDHAGAAGALVSMTDAEVIVHERGGSHLNNPAKLLASAARIYGEQMNRLWGPMISVPKDRIQTVAGGEILQLGQRQATVIYSPGHASHHVAYLLDDGSLFCGDALGIKLSGFPVTRPALPPPEVDIDLWDITLDKILSCSPKRFLLTHFGQVNDVQQHLKSVKEQNHLWAQEILSGIKAGETELQLQRRVCDLSDRDLTQAGATSTLAAKYHQSSNAEMTVMGLSRYWRKRCPKLGDGGS is encoded by the coding sequence GTGACTGTGATCCAGGGAGAAACGTTTCAGAGACTCGGAGATGTTTTCCTTGTTGATTCTCAACACGACGGCAGAACAGGCACGGTCGGAGTCTACCTAGTTCCTATTGGGGGAGGGGAATTTGTACTGGTAGAAACGGGTCCAGGTAGCACATTGGATACCGTTATTGCTGGTATAGGGGATGCTGGTTTTGAATTGGAAGCGCTTCACGCCATTCTTGTAACTCATATCCACCTAGATCACGCAGGCGCCGCAGGTGCTTTAGTTTCCATGACCGACGCTGAAGTGATTGTCCATGAGCGAGGTGGTTCTCACTTAAATAACCCAGCAAAGTTGCTAGCCAGTGCCGCTCGTATTTATGGGGAACAGATGAACCGATTGTGGGGCCCGATGATTTCTGTGCCGAAGGATCGGATACAAACGGTGGCCGGGGGAGAAATCCTGCAACTAGGCCAACGTCAAGCAACAGTTATCTACAGTCCTGGGCACGCCTCTCACCATGTAGCATATCTTCTTGATGACGGATCATTATTTTGTGGCGATGCACTCGGGATCAAGCTTTCTGGCTTCCCAGTAACTAGACCGGCCCTACCTCCCCCCGAGGTAGATATAGATCTTTGGGATATTACCCTAGATAAGATCCTATCGTGTTCACCGAAAAGATTTCTATTGACTCACTTTGGGCAGGTAAATGATGTCCAACAGCACCTAAAAAGCGTGAAGGAACAAAACCATCTATGGGCTCAGGAAATCTTGAGCGGTATCAAAGCTGGTGAAACTGAACTTCAATTGCAACGACGAGTCTGTGATCTTAGCGATCGGGACTTAACCCAAGCGGGAGCTACTTCCACACTGGCCGCAAAGTATCACCAATCCAGTAACGCTGAAATGACCGTGATGGGGCTCTCTCGGTATTGGCGAAAACGATGTCCTAAACTCGGTGACGGAGGGTCTTGA
- a CDS encoding 2-hydroxyhepta-2,4-diene-1,7-dioate isomerase → MKRVRYRSCDGEYWGEIEGGKVFELAALLGCRTGKITPLSDLLLLPPCDPKVVVCVGRNYTDHVREMGGRVDELPLEPGLFLKGLNSIRGSGDPIPYPRWTQNLHYEGELAVVMARTMRNVEVEDALDYVLGYTCACDVTARDKQRGDLQWTRGKSADGFCPIGPWVETDLDPNNVSIKTLINGELKQDGNTEDLIFPVPVILSYISQFMTLGPGDVVLTGTPEGVGPLSVGDTIQIILEGVGELVSRVEDEEELL, encoded by the coding sequence ATGAAACGAGTGCGCTATCGTAGTTGTGACGGTGAGTATTGGGGGGAGATCGAAGGAGGCAAGGTTTTTGAGCTTGCTGCTTTGTTGGGATGTCGGACTGGTAAAATTACCCCGCTTTCGGATTTACTTTTATTGCCTCCGTGTGATCCAAAGGTGGTTGTCTGTGTGGGAAGGAATTATACGGATCATGTTCGAGAGATGGGCGGGCGCGTAGATGAACTCCCACTTGAACCGGGATTGTTTTTAAAGGGCCTTAACTCGATACGGGGATCTGGTGACCCGATTCCTTACCCTCGGTGGACGCAAAATCTCCACTATGAAGGTGAGCTTGCTGTTGTGATGGCCAGGACAATGCGCAATGTTGAGGTTGAGGATGCTCTAGATTATGTACTTGGTTATACATGTGCGTGTGATGTTACTGCAAGAGACAAGCAACGTGGTGATCTTCAGTGGACCCGCGGTAAATCTGCAGATGGCTTTTGTCCGATTGGCCCGTGGGTAGAAACCGACCTTGATCCCAATAACGTCTCTATAAAGACTCTTATTAATGGGGAACTTAAACAAGATGGTAATACTGAGGACCTTATTTTCCCGGTGCCTGTAATATTGAGTTACATCAGTCAATTCATGACCCTGGGACCTGGGGATGTTGTCTTGACAGGAACCCCTGAAGGTGTGGGCCCCCTAAGCGTAGGGGACACCATCCAGATTATCCTAGAAGGTGTAGGAGAGTTAGTGTCAAGAGTAGAAGACGAAGAAGAACTGTTGTGA
- a CDS encoding mitomycin antibiotics/polyketide fumonisin biosynthesis protein, producing MNQHEKYLWDLRGYLVVKNALTSDEVASMNAFVDEHVTGRKESGTYHPRQTSDNKVGSFAGSDRTRFTDGDDRAWSSASLLSWGGPFIDLIDHPSIAPYLEEVLQPGYRLDHDYLKIDNKVADRLLYLHGGGQGAGGPTDLVGPTDGGQCYYRYNNGKFYSGLIAVAYELRDVQEGDGGFACVPGSHKANIELPQNWKKSETQDEIPEVVDRVSANAGDAIIFTEACAHGTIPWQGDRERRTLFYKYTPHAVAWSPCYYNADHYGDLTDRQRNMLMPPSAYGANTTRDEIWKRAQEEQAELLRLREEVEALRASA from the coding sequence ATGAATCAACATGAGAAGTACCTTTGGGACTTACGAGGTTATCTGGTGGTAAAAAACGCACTTACATCCGATGAGGTTGCTTCTATGAACGCCTTCGTTGACGAACATGTGACGGGTAGGAAAGAATCGGGGACCTACCACCCTCGACAAACTTCAGACAACAAGGTGGGCTCTTTCGCGGGTTCCGACCGGACAAGATTCACTGATGGGGATGACCGCGCTTGGTCTTCAGCTTCCCTTCTTTCTTGGGGGGGTCCATTTATCGACCTTATCGACCATCCGTCGATCGCTCCCTACTTAGAAGAGGTCCTACAGCCTGGCTACCGACTAGATCACGACTACCTAAAAATCGATAATAAGGTTGCGGACCGACTCCTGTATTTGCATGGAGGTGGACAAGGCGCAGGTGGACCAACAGATCTGGTAGGTCCCACTGACGGCGGCCAGTGCTACTACCGTTATAACAATGGCAAATTCTATAGCGGCTTAATTGCGGTGGCGTACGAATTGCGTGACGTCCAAGAAGGCGATGGCGGTTTTGCTTGTGTTCCAGGCAGCCATAAAGCTAACATTGAATTGCCGCAAAACTGGAAAAAAAGCGAGACTCAAGATGAAATCCCGGAAGTGGTGGATCGGGTATCAGCTAACGCAGGTGATGCCATCATCTTTACTGAAGCCTGTGCACATGGGACTATCCCCTGGCAAGGAGACCGCGAACGGCGAACTCTCTTTTACAAGTACACTCCTCATGCTGTTGCCTGGAGCCCGTGTTACTACAATGCCGACCATTACGGGGATCTCACCGACCGACAACGAAACATGTTGATGCCGCCAAGCGCATACGGCGCAAACACCACAAGGGATGAAATATGGAAAAGGGCGCAGGAGGAGCAGGCTGAACTCTTGCGTTTGCGAGAAGAAGTAGAAGCGCTTAGGGCTTCTGCCTAA